Part of the Acidobacteriota bacterium genome, CTCGTCAGTTTCGGACGGGATGCCGCGCTTCAGTTCGCTAACGGCCGGGTGCTTGCTGCCGAGCATTTCGCGTATGTATTCGTGGGCCTTGTAGGGATCTACGCTGTCACCACAGGTGAAGAAATCAACCGCGGCATATCCATACTCCGGCCACGTGTGTACGGAGATGTGCGATTCGGCAATCACCACAACCCCGGAAACACCCTGAGGGGAATACCGATGAAAGACTGAGCCGACGGCAGTGGCGCCGGATTGTCGGACAGCCTCGTTCATGTATTCTTCAATGAGGTGCTCATCGTCCAGCACGGCCCTGTCGCACTCAGAGTATTCGACAATGAGATGGCGTCCGAGCGTCTTCATTTTGATCCCTCCTTCATGGTTTCAGGGTTGATGGTTTACATCTGGGGTGGGGCCACCACCCACAGCAGTCTGGCCGCGGTCTTTCCTTCGTTGCTCAACTGCTGGGTTTTATCCGCTTCAAAGTAAAAGCAGTGTCCTCTGGCTACTTTGTACGACTTGCCGTCAAGCCGGAGCGTGACCGTCCCCTGAAGTACGTATCCGAACTGCTCGCCGGGGTGCGGTTCCTGTTCGTCGAGCTGCTCTCCGGGTTTCAGCTCGAGCATGATGGGGTCCATCAGGTAATTGGTCGAACCCGGGATAAGGAGATCGAACCTGCTGACTCCTCTGCTCTCAAGCTCCACGCGCTCGGACGGAGAAAAGACCACTTTGGTCACGGCGTCGCTGAAGAACTCCGGCAACGTCACGCCGAGCGCTTCGAGCAGGCCGGCCAGCGAATCGATCTGTATCGACGTCTGGTCGTTCTCCAATTGCGAGATAAACCCTTTGGTGAGCCCCGCCCGGTCAGCCAACTCCGCCTGGGTCAGGTCCGAAGCCAACCGTAAGGCTCGTATTTTCTCGCCAATATGAAGATCCAGCGTGCCCGCCTTTCACAACCGAGTTTAATAAAGACTAACTGTTTGTTTAATAAGTGGGGCACAGTATAATCCCGTGCCGAAAAATGTCAAGCCATTTTTACCCGAATCTGACCATTTCTTTCGTGACGCGCACCGGCAGCGGCACATCAGGCTCGCGCCTGAATCGGGAGGGAAGCCCGGGGCGACGGCGACCGGTCGAGCCTCCGGTGCAAAACGGCCCTTTTGCCGCCGGGGACAGCCTGCGCCCGGCACCGGCGAACCGCCGGCTACATTCCGCTTTTTCAGGGGGGAGGCTTGCGCAACAGGCAGATTCGACTAAATTGGTGCGCATATCATGCGGTCCAGTCGAAAGGAGGCGTCGGCATAGAAAAGTACAATATCGTCATAATTGGCGGTGGCCCGGGAGGTTATACGGCCGGGATACGTGCGGCGATCAAGGGCGCAAAGGTGGCGGTGGTGGAATCGCGCGATCTCGGGGGCGTGTGTCTGAACCGCGGCTGCATCCCGTCCAAAGCGCTGATTGCCTCGGCGGCCCAGTATCAGCGTATGAAACACGCCGACAGCTTCGGAATCAGGCTGAGCTCACCGCCGGTGTACGACTGGCTCGCTATGCGGGCCCGCAAGGACAAGATTGTCAGCGGGCTGGTGGGCGGTATCGGCCAGCTTTTCAAATCGCACGCCGTGACGCATTACCACGGGTTTGGCACGATCAAAAATCCCCGGCACGTCACCGTTGTGGACGAGAACGACCGGGAGATCACCCTCGAGACTGACAATATCATCGTCGCCACCGGCTCCCGCGCGATCAGTATTCCCGCTTTCCCGGTCGACGGCCGGAGTATACTGACCTCGGATCATCTGCTGGAGTTGGACCATCTGCCAAAGTCGATGCTGATTATCGGTGCCGGGGTGATCGGCTGCGAGTGGGCCTTTATGCTGTCCCTGCTCGATGTCGAGGTCCACATGGTCGAGATGCTCGAGCGCGCCCTGCCGATGGAGGATAAGGGCAGTTCGAAGTTGATAGAACGTGAACTCAAAAAGCGGAAAGTGTCGCTTCACGTTAATACCAGAGTGGAGTCGGTCGTGCCGGGTGAAGGCGGTGTCCAGGCGCGGCTGTCCGATGGTCAGACGATCGACGCCAACCAGGTGCTGGTGGCGGTCGGTCGGGCCTTCAACACCGAGGAGATAGGTCTCGATGACGTGGGCGTTGAACTCAACGAGAACGGGTCCATCAAAACCGGGGGCGATATGCGGACCAGCGTCGAGAATATCTATGCCGTGGGTGACGTTCGGGGCGAAATCCTGCTGGCCTATACGGCCGTGCACGACGGTGCCGTGGCCGTGGACAACTGCCTTGGGGAAAAGGCCGAAAAGGACTACAGCGGTGTGCCCTCGGTGATCTTCACCCACCCGGAAGTCGCGTCGGTCGGGCTTCAGGAGGACCAGGCCGCTGCCCGGTACGACATTGCTGTCGGCAAATTCCCCCTCAGGGCGCTGGGCAAAGCGCACGCCGAAAACGAAATCGCCGGCGAGGTCAAGGTAATCGGTGACAGGAAGACCGACCGACTGCTCGGCGTCCACATTGTGGGCATCCATGCCACCGAAATAATCCATGTCGCCGCTCTGGCCATAAATCGCGGTTTGACGGTGACGCAACTGGGCAGGCTGATATTCGGCCACCCGGTAGTCTCGGAGGCGATTATGGAGGCGGCCCATGATCTTCACGGGACATCGGTACATCTGGCTCGAAAAAAGTCCTAGGCGCAGTTTTTGACGGCTCTGCGTCCAGGCGCCCCGTTTCAGCCCAAAAGGCCCTTCGCACTTTCTGCGCGGGGCATTTCATTGTTAGACAAAGCATTGCGTCACTGTATCGTAAGCGGACAGGCCGACGCTGGCGCACAAACTGCGTTACTGGACGGTAGTGCCCACCGGATGAATACAGGCTGGCGCACTTATCGTATCAGGCTGCAACCAGATACAGGAAACAACCCCGAAGAGTGGGAGATCGGCACAAATGTTGTTCTTACATACGCACGTAGTTAGTTACTCTTATATACGCAGTATGGCGGTGAAGGGTACGTAAGAGGTGGGGACAAAGGAGTTCCTAGTGAGGGGGAGCTCCTTTTTCTTAGGCGGTTACGCATAGCCGCCTTTTTTTATTTCACGTGCTCTGCTGCACGCTGACTGAGGCCGTGTGCGGCCCCACAAGCCTCTTCCGATGACTCTCCAGCTTTGATCCTGCCGCACGGAGTTGATTCCCGGTGGTGACGGCTCGATACCGCCGTCGCCTGCCTGTGTCGACGACCGCCGCCGAGTCCTGCCCCTTCGACGGCGACTGCCACCTCTACCGAGCCCTGCCGCACACGATCAGGTCTGGTGCCGGCGCATTGCTAATCGGTGCCCTGCCGCGCGATATCCGGTTTGGTCCGGGAATGCCATCCGTCAATACTCGGTCTCGAGCCGACGCTCCGCCGGATAATATTCGGCTTCACGCTGGAACACGGGCGGTCGGCACTCGGTCTCGAGCCGACGCTCCGCCGGACAATAACGGGTTTGGTCCGCTGACACAGTCCGTCGGTATTTGATCCCGCCCGGGAATGCTGCCTGCGGATGTCCGATCTCGAGCTGATACGCTGCCTGTCGCGATGCAGCCTGGTGTCGGCACGCTGCCGGTCGAGATTCAGGCTGGTCCTGAGATGTTGGCTGGTCGGTAAACCTGTTGGCGTGCTCGGCCGATCTTACATGCATGGTGTGCGGAACCTCTTGACTTGCCGGAGGTTTTTATTAGATTCAATCTCCTGCAGGCTGTAGAGTATGGCGGTGTAGCTCAGCTGGTTAGAGCAGCGGAATCATAATCCGCGTGTCCGGGGTTCGAGTCCCTGCACCGCTATATTTTTTTAACTTCCCTATTGACAATACATTACAAAGCCACTATTTTACTCAAAAAGGCGTTGTGACGATTTTGTGACGCCGTTTTTGGGGAGGATAATGGATGGGCACAGTCTACAAAAGAAACGAAGTCTATTACATCAACATCGTCTCCGACGGAAAACGGGTCCGCAGGCGGGTCGGCAGATCCAAGAAGATTGCGGAATTGGCTCTCAAAGATCTCGAGGTCAAGATCGTACGCAAGGAATTCAACCTGGATGTGCCCGACGGTCGGATCGATGATCTGTTCCGGGCCTTCATGGAATACTCCGAGACCAACCATGCGCCGACAACTACGCTCCGGTACCAGCAGGTGATCCAGAATTTCCGGCTCTTTCTGGCAATAAAGTACCCGGAGCTTACAAAGATCTCGCAGATCAAGCTGGAACTCCTCGAAGCGTACAAGCGGTACCGCCGGATGGTTGACCCCAGGACGGTCAGAGTACCGGACGAATATCAGGAGAAGGTCCCGCAAAACGTTCTTGCGGGAAAGGCCAGGACCATAAACTATGAGCTGAAAACTCTCCGGTTGATTCTCAACTTTGGCAAGAAGCGGGGCTTCTGCCACGAGAATCCCACCGAAGGTCTGACCTATCTCAAGGTGATCGATTCCAGGGAGCCGCGGTTTCTCACGAAGGAGGAGTGCAAGCTGCTCCTCGAGAACTCGGATAAGAAATACTACGCGGTCTTCTTCACGTTCCTGAACACCGGTCTTAGGCTCGGAGAGCTGGTCAATCTTCAGTGGCGAGATATCGACTTTAGCCGCCGAATCCTGCGGGTTCGGAAAAAGAAAGATTGGCAACCCAAGTCGGGGGAAAGAGACATCCCGCTCAACTCCGAAATGATCGTGCTCTTGACGAGCCTGAAGCCCAAAAAGGCCGACAAGCATGCCTATGTCTTTACGCGTCGCGACGGCGGCAAACTTGGCGCCAAGCTGCGTCAGGCTCTGATTCGAATCGCCCGGAGGGCAGGTCTTGACGATCTTACGAAGATTCACAGCCTTCGCCACACTTTTGCCAGCCATCTGGTCATGAGCGGTGTCGACCTGCCGACTGTCCAGCGGTTGCTCGGGCATTCCGACATTCAAACGACTATGATTTACTCCCATCTAGCACCTGAT contains:
- the lpdA gene encoding dihydrolipoyl dehydrogenase, with protein sequence MRNRQIRLNWCAYHAVQSKGGVGIEKYNIVIIGGGPGGYTAGIRAAIKGAKVAVVESRDLGGVCLNRGCIPSKALIASAAQYQRMKHADSFGIRLSSPPVYDWLAMRARKDKIVSGLVGGIGQLFKSHAVTHYHGFGTIKNPRHVTVVDENDREITLETDNIIVATGSRAISIPAFPVDGRSILTSDHLLELDHLPKSMLIIGAGVIGCEWAFMLSLLDVEVHMVEMLERALPMEDKGSSKLIERELKKRKVSLHVNTRVESVVPGEGGVQARLSDGQTIDANQVLVAVGRAFNTEEIGLDDVGVELNENGSIKTGGDMRTSVENIYAVGDVRGEILLAYTAVHDGAVAVDNCLGEKAEKDYSGVPSVIFTHPEVASVGLQEDQAAARYDIAVGKFPLRALGKAHAENEIAGEVKVIGDRKTDRLLGVHIVGIHATEIIHVAALAINRGLTVTQLGRLIFGHPVVSEAIMEAAHDLHGTSVHLARKKS
- a CDS encoding cupin domain-containing protein; this encodes MDLHIGEKIRALRLASDLTQAELADRAGLTKGFISQLENDQTSIQIDSLAGLLEALGVTLPEFFSDAVTKVVFSPSERVELESRGVSRFDLLIPGSTNYLMDPIMLELKPGEQLDEQEPHPGEQFGYVLQGTVTLRLDGKSYKVARGHCFYFEADKTQQLSNEGKTAARLLWVVAPPQM
- the speD gene encoding adenosylmethionine decarboxylase, which gives rise to MKTLGRHLIVEYSECDRAVLDDEHLIEEYMNEAVRQSGATAVGSVFHRYSPQGVSGVVVIAESHISVHTWPEYGYAAVDFFTCGDSVDPYKAHEYIREMLGSKHPAVSELKRGIPSETDEIIDHKPVSPAVGITSSPL
- a CDS encoding site-specific integrase gives rise to the protein MGTVYKRNEVYYINIVSDGKRVRRRVGRSKKIAELALKDLEVKIVRKEFNLDVPDGRIDDLFRAFMEYSETNHAPTTTLRYQQVIQNFRLFLAIKYPELTKISQIKLELLEAYKRYRRMVDPRTVRVPDEYQEKVPQNVLAGKARTINYELKTLRLILNFGKKRGFCHENPTEGLTYLKVIDSREPRFLTKEECKLLLENSDKKYYAVFFTFLNTGLRLGELVNLQWRDIDFSRRILRVRKKKDWQPKSGERDIPLNSEMIVLLTSLKPKKADKHAYVFTRRDGGKLGAKLRQALIRIARRAGLDDLTKIHSLRHTFASHLVMSGVDLPTVQRLLGHSDIQTTMIYSHLAPDHLSGAVEKLSFS